In one Acetobacter sp. genomic region, the following are encoded:
- a CDS encoding ATP-binding protein translates to MFEPTSPITVFEGWNGSGKTSLMNSVIWCLTGKLLRPQRIPESGEAEFHCEIDRGAMQETSQHKISAVTPLPSSQHWLPAAAAKTVPADTWVELTFELEDGTHLPPIRRTQSRKTNGKLEEVGPNPADLGLDPIAFNLGTTMPGLLPYLQVGNPSELGLAVASLTGLSDLVALAKHAKRARAKIAGDITKERKTGLEQIETEYRQHRTDLEQRISEFPGMAPVADLPAITDHPAAFATLSQHFEDLKASGLGHARDVLGDMFDASDASQRQNLEQCIAPALEQVRRLSQLPSMEKLGALKLEIDARQAVDSLVDRLFDEATMLDELSANPILERRTQLYARVTDWMHEHGEAHHDRCPVCHQSLAGVVDAEAGGLVADHLRQVAGDSEILAKTIAQWAEGWTGKLARDLPEALRRCLQKDLPESPSAIFRTALLDDLFRTEGFAGVLFSLRSNVEKLTNQAMARLPAFTEPEQRVLPSRVGAHVAILNKSLNRLIRGLAFVDWMKAHRDELVVVLDEVRGKADSNDRQASGLRAQLIRLDAIVKGVAPINAAINLSKRMGTAQGAHKRTLKAIEDCTTAVAALDEIIPIGDLATAQVEGLQARLHNRAEYWRNAIYQNATTLSPKPHRTGLTPQGAIAIQVGRDGVNAPAQHVSNASALRASLLGFYFAFREHVLETNGGLSLMILDDPQDLLDYDNRARLARALDQLAEGGAQILATTYDRSFGRTLVAEARGANRVEHRAVHPVNASRATLETSLAIEDLDRKRNEFVSNADSAFHAQDYANQARIFLETRLGDLFDDPAYPAFSAPTDAPTLMPLLGRLRSLITARSNELFRSPVLSRFCDDPALADGAEPRRVLNEAHHRNANALSYIDVQNVDMDLKRLRSAVERVHEEFRRYRWREPLQETAPDNVVPLTAVAIPAFSVPIVQDIAAFSSQVPSGGSQELSLETLSSQWFDDKSLFYIRRDTMGFTIPAGSIAIVESTPSSPADHELVIGRRGTQAFARRLLRPRNGEGYSLAAEATDPRSGRPTLAFENHELDLHRVVGALFVQTPPPVGREEAVFLDEHPALGRIEVAYRVREDSAVPRVMPGQIILGGAVLTPDQLDAMRNEIVAVTLESGDSILKRIGAPLSGSLPYLRQFETIGGLGASVVIATEQVEGAPDLPVMLNARLVLGVVYDT, encoded by the coding sequence GTGTTCGAACCGACCAGTCCCATCACGGTCTTCGAAGGTTGGAACGGTTCGGGCAAGACGAGCCTTATGAATTCGGTGATCTGGTGCCTCACCGGAAAGCTGCTCCGACCCCAGAGAATACCTGAGAGCGGTGAAGCCGAATTCCATTGCGAGATCGATCGAGGGGCGATGCAAGAAACATCGCAGCACAAGATCAGCGCGGTGACGCCTCTGCCAAGTTCTCAGCATTGGCTCCCCGCGGCGGCAGCCAAAACTGTGCCTGCCGACACCTGGGTTGAACTGACATTCGAATTGGAGGACGGGACGCACCTTCCACCGATCCGCAGGACACAGTCGCGAAAAACAAATGGCAAGTTGGAAGAAGTCGGGCCTAATCCGGCTGATCTAGGCCTTGATCCGATTGCCTTTAATCTTGGCACCACCATGCCCGGTCTTCTGCCATACCTGCAGGTGGGCAACCCATCGGAATTAGGTTTGGCCGTGGCGAGTCTCACAGGCCTTTCCGACTTGGTGGCTTTGGCGAAGCACGCCAAGCGTGCCAGAGCAAAGATAGCTGGCGACATTACCAAGGAGCGCAAAACTGGGCTCGAACAAATCGAGACGGAATATCGTCAGCATCGCACTGACCTTGAACAGCGCATTTCCGAATTCCCAGGAATGGCACCTGTAGCCGATCTTCCTGCGATTACTGACCACCCAGCAGCGTTCGCCACCCTGAGCCAGCATTTCGAAGACTTAAAGGCTAGCGGCCTCGGGCATGCTCGGGACGTGCTAGGCGATATGTTTGACGCTTCGGACGCCTCACAACGTCAAAACTTGGAGCAATGCATCGCTCCTGCATTAGAGCAGGTTCGCAGGCTCTCTCAGTTGCCATCGATGGAAAAATTAGGTGCTCTCAAGCTGGAGATAGATGCCCGCCAAGCAGTGGATTCCCTCGTTGATCGCCTGTTCGACGAAGCGACGATGCTCGATGAGCTATCTGCGAACCCGATCCTCGAACGCCGGACCCAACTCTACGCGCGAGTCACCGACTGGATGCATGAGCATGGGGAGGCTCATCATGATCGCTGCCCCGTTTGCCACCAGTCTCTCGCTGGAGTGGTTGACGCTGAGGCTGGTGGCTTGGTTGCTGATCATCTTCGTCAGGTTGCTGGAGATAGCGAAATCCTAGCAAAGACTATCGCACAATGGGCCGAGGGTTGGACCGGAAAGTTAGCTCGCGATCTGCCCGAAGCGCTTAGGCGTTGCTTGCAAAAGGATCTACCGGAGTCTCCCAGTGCAATCTTCCGAACCGCCTTGCTGGATGACCTTTTCAGAACGGAAGGCTTCGCAGGTGTCCTTTTCTCACTTCGCTCCAATGTGGAAAAGCTAACTAACCAGGCAATGGCGAGGCTGCCTGCGTTTACAGAACCGGAGCAGCGGGTTCTGCCAAGTCGAGTTGGCGCCCATGTGGCTATACTGAACAAGAGCTTGAACCGCCTCATCCGAGGATTAGCGTTTGTCGACTGGATGAAAGCTCACCGCGACGAACTTGTTGTCGTGCTCGATGAAGTCCGCGGCAAAGCTGATAGTAACGATCGCCAAGCGAGCGGTCTGCGAGCGCAGTTGATTCGCCTCGATGCAATCGTCAAAGGCGTCGCCCCTATCAACGCGGCGATCAATCTTTCAAAACGAATGGGCACAGCTCAGGGCGCACACAAGCGCACGCTTAAGGCAATTGAAGATTGTACCACGGCGGTAGCGGCACTTGATGAGATAATACCTATCGGTGATCTTGCCACCGCACAGGTCGAAGGCCTGCAAGCCCGCCTTCATAACCGGGCAGAGTATTGGCGAAACGCTATTTACCAGAATGCGACGACACTATCCCCCAAGCCGCATCGAACTGGTCTGACCCCTCAGGGTGCTATCGCGATTCAAGTTGGCCGCGATGGTGTCAACGCGCCTGCCCAGCATGTATCGAACGCCTCAGCTCTGAGAGCATCACTTTTGGGTTTTTATTTCGCATTCCGCGAGCATGTTCTTGAAACGAACGGCGGCCTGTCACTTATGATCTTGGACGATCCTCAAGATCTTCTCGACTACGATAATCGGGCCCGGCTAGCGCGTGCCTTGGATCAGCTTGCTGAGGGTGGCGCTCAGATTCTGGCTACTACTTATGATCGGAGCTTCGGTCGCACCCTTGTCGCCGAGGCTCGGGGAGCAAATCGGGTGGAGCATCGTGCTGTCCATCCGGTAAACGCATCACGTGCTACCCTCGAGACGTCCTTGGCGATAGAGGACCTAGATCGGAAGAGGAACGAGTTCGTCTCAAACGCTGATTCGGCATTTCACGCACAGGACTATGCTAATCAGGCTCGGATCTTTCTAGAAACACGCCTCGGAGATCTGTTCGACGACCCCGCCTATCCTGCATTTTCGGCGCCAACGGACGCACCAACCCTAATGCCGTTACTAGGACGGCTGCGGTCGCTGATCACTGCTCGCAGCAACGAGCTTTTCCGAAGCCCCGTGCTCTCGCGTTTCTGTGATGATCCTGCATTGGCTGACGGCGCTGAGCCGCGAAGGGTGCTTAATGAGGCGCACCACCGTAATGCCAATGCGCTGAGCTACATCGACGTGCAGAACGTCGATATGGACCTGAAGCGTTTACGCTCGGCAGTTGAGCGCGTCCATGAAGAGTTCCGGCGCTATCGCTGGCGGGAACCACTTCAGGAGACTGCTCCAGACAATGTCGTACCTCTGACTGCCGTTGCCATACCCGCGTTCAGTGTTCCGATCGTTCAGGACATTGCCGCTTTCAGCAGCCAAGTCCCGAGCGGTGGTAGCCAGGAACTAAGCTTGGAGACACTCTCCAGCCAATGGTTCGACGATAAGTCGTTGTTCTACATTCGCCGGGACACAATGGGTTTCACGATACCCGCCGGGTCCATAGCGATCGTAGAGTCTACTCCATCTTCGCCAGCCGATCACGAGCTAGTCATTGGTCGTCGCGGAACGCAGGCTTTCGCGCGCAGACTACTCCGTCCACGCAATGGCGAAGGATATTCCTTAGCTGCTGAAGCAACTGACCCACGTAGCGGCCGACCGACGCTAGCATTCGAGAATCATGAACTCGACCTGCATCGCGTCGTCGGAGCTCTATTCGTTCAGACACCCCCACCAGTCGGACGGGAAGAGGCGGTTTTCCTCGACGAGCATCCCGCGCTTGGGAGGATTGAGGTCGCATATCGTGTCCGAGAAGACAGCGCCGTTCCACGAGTGATGCCAGGTCAGATAATTCTCGGCGGAGCAGTCCTGACCCCAGATCAACTTGACGCGATGAGAAATGAGATAGTAGCCGTCACGCTGGAAAGCGGTGACAGCATTCTGAAGCGTATTGGCGCGCCGCTTTCGGGGAGTTTGCCGTATCTTCGGCAGTTTGAGACGATCGGCGGGCTTGGAGCTTCCGTAGTAATCGCGACCGAACAAGTAGAAGGCGCACCAGACCTGCCTGTGATGCTCAATGCACGTCTCGTATTGGGTGTTGTCTATGATACATAG
- a CDS encoding DUF2274 domain-containing protein produces the protein MTKLRISAIPDSRPVKLTIELTAEIHRDLLLYVELVSGTAGEPADTVTDAARLVPLMVGRFMETDRAFQKQRHSRVARTKSAGSGPGNAL, from the coding sequence ATGACCAAACTCCGTATCAGTGCCATCCCCGACAGTCGGCCCGTGAAGCTGACGATCGAATTGACGGCGGAAATCCATCGGGATCTGCTGCTCTATGTCGAACTGGTCTCGGGCACTGCCGGCGAGCCTGCAGACACCGTAACTGACGCGGCCAGACTGGTGCCGCTTATGGTTGGACGTTTCATGGAGACGGATCGGGCGTTCCAGAAACAGCGCCATTCACGGGTGGCTCGGACGAAGTCGGCGGGATCAGGTCCGGGTAACGCTCTCTGA
- a CDS encoding LysR family transcriptional regulator: MTIETRHLRYAIAALEQGSIRKAALKLGVRQMTVVRHIEALENHVGYSLFTRRRDGVHPTDDGTTFMQAARRILQDMESLTAHARSNRHKRGERIAIGFYTSVSTGNLRATLTEFRSRYPDLQWRLVGGTRRELLAAVERGHLDIAIVTAGELNWPEGSLPLWPERCIAVLPAKHPLAGEAVLEWMMLKKERFLVSSLDPGQELTRIIRACLGRGSHHPTLIEHDIPLASLRPFVSEDRGIMIDCESSTGETLPGIVYRELRFENAPSELRFAACWLRSNPSRPLASFLSLLRERYPDLIPPTSSEPPVNGAVSGTPDPSP; the protein is encoded by the coding sequence ATGACGATAGAAACCCGGCACCTGCGCTATGCAATCGCGGCCCTTGAGCAAGGGAGCATCAGAAAAGCCGCCCTGAAACTTGGCGTGCGGCAGATGACGGTTGTCAGGCATATTGAGGCGCTTGAGAACCATGTCGGCTATTCCCTGTTTACAAGGAGGCGAGACGGCGTTCACCCCACAGACGATGGCACCACTTTCATGCAGGCCGCACGACGTATCCTACAGGACATGGAGAGTCTGACTGCCCATGCGCGCTCCAACCGCCATAAGAGAGGTGAGCGCATTGCTATTGGATTTTATACCTCAGTTTCGACCGGCAATCTGCGCGCCACCCTGACTGAATTCCGCAGTCGTTACCCGGACCTCCAGTGGCGGCTGGTCGGTGGTACCCGCCGTGAGCTTCTTGCGGCCGTTGAACGGGGTCATCTTGACATTGCCATCGTGACGGCTGGCGAATTGAACTGGCCGGAAGGGTCTCTTCCGCTGTGGCCAGAGCGATGCATTGCCGTCTTACCCGCGAAACACCCTCTTGCTGGCGAAGCGGTGCTCGAATGGATGATGCTGAAAAAGGAGCGGTTTCTGGTCAGCAGTCTGGATCCAGGTCAGGAACTGACACGGATCATTCGCGCATGTCTGGGCCGCGGCAGTCATCATCCCACCCTGATCGAGCATGATATCCCGTTGGCGTCTCTGCGGCCTTTTGTCAGTGAGGACCGAGGGATCATGATCGATTGTGAAAGCAGCACAGGCGAGACGTTGCCGGGGATCGTCTACCGGGAGCTACGCTTCGAAAACGCACCGAGCGAGTTGCGCTTCGCTGCCTGCTGGTTGCGAAGCAATCCAAGCCGCCCCCTCGCCTCCTTCCTCTCCCTGCTCAGAGAGCGTTACCCGGACCTGATCCCGCCGACTTCGTCCGAGCCACCCGTGAATGGCGCTGTTTCTGGAACGCCCGATCCGTCTCCATGA
- the trbG gene encoding P-type conjugative transfer protein TrbG yields MIRRALRFLPLLILPLAGCAQQYHPPAIRYDDAVQATRLPDPPKPVQVVEVPKPLPLPGQLKPLPPRRAAHLAPEVADPTARVTQANLAARIQPTRAGFINAVQVYPYSPGALYQVYTSPGEITDIMLQQGERLVGTGPVAAGDTVRWIIGDTESGTGATKRIHILVKPTRPDLTTNLIVNTDRRTYLAELRSTPATYMASVSWNYPEDDLIALHRQDSAADEAASVDAGLDLNALNFRYAIQPVKGGTPPWLPSRAFDDGHKVYIAFPSGIGQGELPPLFVLAADGGPELVNYRVRQNWMIVDRLFAAAELRLGDKQSEQRVRIVRTDGRRS; encoded by the coding sequence ATGATCCGTCGTGCTCTTCGTTTTCTGCCACTGCTGATTTTGCCTCTGGCGGGATGCGCGCAGCAGTATCATCCACCCGCTATCCGCTATGATGATGCCGTGCAGGCGACACGTCTGCCGGATCCGCCGAAGCCGGTTCAGGTGGTTGAAGTCCCGAAACCGCTTCCCTTGCCCGGGCAACTCAAGCCGCTGCCGCCACGACGCGCCGCCCATTTGGCCCCCGAAGTCGCCGATCCGACCGCGCGCGTGACGCAGGCCAATCTGGCGGCGCGCATTCAGCCCACGCGAGCCGGGTTCATTAACGCGGTGCAGGTCTATCCTTATAGTCCGGGAGCGCTTTATCAGGTTTACACCTCGCCGGGCGAAATCACCGACATCATGCTCCAGCAGGGCGAAAGGTTGGTCGGCACGGGGCCGGTTGCCGCCGGGGATACGGTGCGCTGGATCATCGGCGATACCGAGAGCGGGACAGGGGCGACCAAACGCATCCATATTCTGGTGAAGCCAACACGGCCGGATCTCACCACCAATCTGATCGTCAATACCGACCGACGGACCTACCTTGCCGAATTGAGGTCAACGCCAGCTACCTATATGGCATCGGTCTCCTGGAACTATCCCGAAGACGATCTGATTGCTTTGCATCGGCAGGATAGCGCTGCCGATGAAGCTGCGTCGGTGGATGCGGGGCTGGATCTGAACGCCCTGAATTTCCGTTATGCCATCCAGCCGGTCAAAGGCGGCACGCCGCCCTGGCTTCCCAGCCGGGCCTTCGATGATGGGCATAAGGTCTATATTGCTTTCCCATCGGGGATCGGGCAGGGCGAGCTACCGCCACTGTTCGTGCTGGCGGCCGATGGCGGACCGGAACTGGTCAATTACCGGGTGCGCCAGAACTGGATGATCGTGGATCGTCTGTTCGCCGCCGCTGAACTGCGGCTGGGCGACAAACAGTCTGAACAGCGCGTGCGGATTGTCCGTACCGATGGACGGCGCTCATGA
- a CDS encoding TrbI/VirB10 family protein yields MDGRRPAVPSSTSDLRLRAERPKVVRLSRYVVWGLAGTAMIGIGLALGYALQNSGRQGAPSVVQESDARPSADGLDALPKDYTGVPKLGPPLPGDLGKPILKAQQEGRAGPVSGMGDHRAEQEVAAAIASKLFVQTRDGGRQDNELPIAAPATGGNVTAAQSGANDRQAANRAFLAGEPDRVTVSPDRLTPQASPYVIQAGTVIAGALNTKVSSDLPGQLIGHVTQNVYDSPTGRYLLVPQGSTLFGSYNSSISFGQQRTQVIWTRLIRPDGESIVFDRMPGADAIGQTGLKDLVDQHWGQLFKAALVTTLLSVGSEAGTSWGENNLFQAIRSGASNGFSMVGNRLIDRSMDVQPTLTDRPGLPFTLIVNRDLVLKPWHQQEGASP; encoded by the coding sequence ATGGACGGCCGGCGCCCTGCGGTTCCGTCATCCACATCAGACCTCCGTCTGCGGGCGGAACGGCCAAAGGTCGTCCGGTTATCGCGCTATGTCGTCTGGGGGCTGGCCGGCACCGCGATGATCGGAATAGGTCTGGCGCTCGGTTATGCGCTCCAGAATTCCGGTCGTCAGGGGGCACCGTCAGTCGTTCAGGAGTCTGATGCGCGTCCCTCGGCCGACGGGCTGGATGCCTTGCCGAAGGATTATACCGGCGTGCCGAAGCTGGGACCGCCCTTGCCTGGTGATCTGGGCAAACCGATCCTGAAAGCGCAGCAGGAAGGACGCGCTGGTCCTGTCTCCGGCATGGGCGACCATCGCGCCGAACAGGAAGTCGCGGCTGCCATAGCCAGCAAGCTGTTCGTGCAGACACGTGATGGCGGGCGACAGGACAATGAACTCCCCATCGCTGCACCGGCAACCGGGGGTAACGTCACAGCTGCACAATCTGGCGCGAATGACCGTCAGGCTGCCAACCGTGCCTTTCTGGCGGGAGAGCCCGACCGTGTCACGGTCAGCCCCGATCGTCTGACGCCACAGGCTTCGCCCTACGTGATTCAGGCTGGGACAGTGATTGCGGGCGCGCTGAACACCAAAGTCAGTTCCGACCTGCCGGGCCAGCTCATTGGGCATGTGACGCAGAATGTCTATGACAGTCCGACCGGCCGTTATCTTCTAGTTCCCCAGGGCAGCACGCTGTTCGGGAGCTACAACAGCAGCATCTCGTTCGGTCAGCAGCGCACGCAGGTCATCTGGACCCGACTTATCCGGCCCGATGGTGAAAGCATCGTGTTCGACAGGATGCCTGGCGCGGATGCGATCGGCCAGACCGGCCTGAAGGATCTGGTGGACCAGCACTGGGGCCAACTCTTCAAGGCCGCTCTGGTCACGACCCTGCTTAGCGTCGGTTCCGAAGCCGGCACATCATGGGGCGAGAACAACCTGTTTCAGGCGATCCGCAGCGGGGCCAGCAACGGATTTTCCATGGTGGGGAACCGTCTGATCGACCGCAGCATGGACGTGCAGCCCACGCTGACTGACCGGCCTGGGCTTCCGTTCACCCTGATCGTCAATCGCGATCTTGTCCTCAAACCCTGGCATCAGCAGGAAGGAGCATCCCCATGA